TAGGAAAGGTGGAACCATGCCTGGTGGAGGAGGTCCTGGAGGAAATTGTCCTGGAGGAAATTGTCCTAGAGACGGTGGTGGACCTGGCGGTAAATTTCCATAAAATGCCTCTTGATGATGATCGAACAGTCCATTCTTGTGAACTGGAGACTGTTGATCTTTCCGCTTTTTATGctttctcttttttttcttttcctCTTTCGTACCATCTTCGTCTGCATGCAGTGGTTGATCAAATTGTGCAGTAGTTGGATCATGATTTGTCACTGGTGGCACATAACTATCTTTCATCTGATATCGCTCATTAGTTTCATCAGGAAGATGTTGAAATTCCATTTGATGTGGTACCGGTGGTAGATCATGACAAGCTGGACCGTAGTGTGGTTCATTATTAGCTGGCGCTTGTCGAATATCTTTATTAACTGGCATTTGCGGAATATCTTTACTAACTGGGCTTGGTGACATATGTCTATTTTGAGGGCTCGATGAAGTAATGTTGATTGGTTCGTGTGCCATGTGATTATCAACTTGTCTTGATGAAATACGATTATCGGCCGCCCCAGAAGACTGATGGCCGTCCATTTCTCTTGATTGTTCGTATTCCCGTTTTGCGGCATTAAATCCAGCAATATGATAATCGTCATATGGTTCTTCAGATTTCTGATTTTTTAATCTTGCAAGACTCTCAGACTCAGTTTCATAATTCTCATAAGGTTCATTGAATCCAGAATTACTAGGGTGATTGGGAGAAAAATTACCTGTAGCAAAATAAGGGCTAGTTGCATTTATTTTACGCGGTGAATTTGATCCCTCTGGGGTCATATACTGCGATGCACTTGAACTAATAGCACTTGATGATGATAGGTATTTAGAGCCAAGCATAGTagtatttaaattattttggtCAGGTATTGGCACCAGTTCTGTTTGATGAGACTGGTATGGTTCTGCTTCGTATAAATGAGGCTGATAAGATTGAGATGGTGAATCATATTGTGGAGAATGCAGCTGAGTAGGAGTTTGATGATACTGTTGTCTATCGCTTACCTCCTTTGCATCTAAAGGTGGAGGCGGAGGTCTATGAGTCGCCTTCTTATCGTTACTTCTCAAGCTGGctttttgatgaaaaatacTTGccaattcatcttcttgaCGTTCGCTTAGCGACTCAAGATATTTCCTATAATCACTTAATTCGTCATCGTTAACTTGGGTTGGATaaatgaattcatcatcatcggCCAGAACTTGTATTTTAaagtcatcatcattaaacCTATACTTTGGCAATAAGTCACTATCTTTTGAgggtggtggtggtggagGTAATGGCATATCTTTGTAACTTTCATTACTTATAATAcgtttattattttcaagtgAAGGCCCATTGAAATGTCTTATGTATTCTTCCGAATCAAGAACCTGTTCTGTAATTATCAACCATTTTTGAAACCCCTTTAGGCTTGCCTCCACTACAATTGACCTTCCAAATAGTTTTTTATTATGCGATGTCTGATCTGACGCGAGAGAAGAAAGCCAAGTCCAGATGTAATAATCCTGCAAGGAaacatcttcaatattaatttgagAGAATAATGGTATATTTGGATCGGTAACAAGGTCTGGCTTGGACCATCCAGGGTATAAATCATAGTTGGAATCAATTGGGTCAGAATTTAACCTAGTTAAAATTCTCCTAGATTCTTCTGTTAATGAAGATACTATTTCATTCGTGGAAGATTTTTGGAagatattcttcaagatcGTATAATTTTCCATCGACAAGAATGAATCCTTTTTGCTGAAAGAAATAGTATTTCTAACCTTACTTAATAACTCGTAAACATTAGATGATACCttggttgattttatcACCACACAGGGGATAGTTATTATCGACTTAATTGAATCGGTATTCTCCAATGGTGGATAGGAATTTGTAATTAATAACGATTGCAATGTCTTTGGGAGCTTAAGGGTGTCTGATTCGTTGTCAGGAAGCATTGCCCTTAAAAATGACAATAGTAAGTGGAATAACGCTTCAGACGAAGGCTTCCAATATTCTAATCCGTCTATAAAAGTGTTTTCCTTACTTAGTGTAGCATCGTAGAATGGAGACTGATGAGGTTTCGTAGAACCATTAAATGCCCACAAACTTGACATCTTAGCTATCTTTCTGCCACTCAAGTAGTTGTACTGTGAATTTGAAGCAATACTAATCAATAAGTCAAGAAAATCGTAAACAATCGACGCATGTGCCGGTGATGATAAGCACTTAGGCATAATACTCAAAAATGCACCTTTCGGATACCCTGCTTCCTTCTCTTTTCTCTTATACTCAAGGTAGACGTCCCATCCGATGATTTCGTTGTTTGGCAACCTACTCCACAAGTATTTTAACCCACAAATCAACGTGAATTCATCGAACTTTCTCAAAATTTCAACCACCTCTATCTCGTCATACATACCGATAAGTTCCCCCCGAGgaaaaattttggaaataaataactCAAGCTTTGTATCATCTATCCTAGACCTGAAGGGTAAGAAGATATGTGGTGTCTTAGTACCACGACTTTTTAGTTCTCCAGTGATGAGGTGTAAAATACCTCGAAGCTTTTTCCTTGTAAATTGGTCGGATTTTATAATAgttctttcattatttcGAGCATTTGAACCAGGAATATCTGGAAGTTCCATATCTTCCATCCGATTTCTACTTATAACCATATCGTAGTCCTATTTGGTCACCGCTATTCTATGAGTAGTCTAGATCAATTGTTTATTTGGCGTTTTATGGCGCGGTGTaggaaataaatattcaatcaGGTGATTCGATATATACTCCAGATCTACGGCTTGTAAAGGCAGGACCTCTAACACGTTCATAAGTTACATTAGGACTCATGTTAGCTGAAATTACTGGATGGTTTTACTATAACGATCACGACTCAAAGCTACAAAAATTGTACATATTCATCTGACctattaatatattcatatacaAAATACTCTAAGATTGGGGTTGAGATAAGCCTAACATATTTCTTGTAGCGACTGCAACTGGATCTACCATATTGTTGCCGTAGTTTTGTTGATGGGCTTGTTGTGGGATATGTTGTTGATTGAGATCGATCATACTATTAACAGGTCTGAGGTTGAAGTTAGAATTACCCATACCCTGTAATTTGTCACTGTTGTTGTTCATGCCTGCGATATTTGACATGCTATGAATGGTTCTTAAGTCACCTGTATTAGGAGGTTGGTTATTTGGCTGGTTCAAATTCTGGGCAGCAGCTGAAGGCAAATCTGAGAGACTGTGGTGGCTAGCGATGGTGTTTTGCTGGCCATGATTAGGGTAGTTAATGGACGCAGTTGTGTTCAAAGTATCCGTCGATGGATTTGTGGTTGAATTATCACTCGAGCGATCGGCATTCGCTTGCATTAAATGCATCGGCAAAGCAGGACTATTAGATTGTTGCCCATTAGCGGGAAGAATGTAAGGATTAACGGCTTGATTCGTGCTAATGGCACCTGGGTGTGCATTCAAAGTAGTCGGAATGGTACTAGGCATCGAGCTGACGTTGGTTTGACTTCCAGAGGCAATCTGAGTCACATAATTGCTTTGTTGGatgatattattcaattggtCAAAGCCTCCCACAGAAGACACCAACATAGGGCAATCTTTGTGTCCAATGACTATTCCTCTAAGATTAATTAATTGGTCACGTAATTGAGTGACTTGAGCAGATAATTCTCTGTATCCTGTTGAATAAAACGACAATTCATCTTCCATCTTTTGgatcaattgtttcttaCGTTGACGACACTTTGAAGCTGCGACTCTATTACGTTCCAAGAAGCTCTTACGCTTCGAATTGCCAGGGCCTCCTGTATTTGATGTATAATCTGGTGAGACAGTGGAATCATCCAAATCAACATCTTTGGgttcttctttcttcaacttctttgTCTTAACAGCAGAATCTgttttctgtttcttaGAGTTTTCAGAATTATTTCTCAGTTTCCTCTTACTGCCAGATTTTTCATCAGACTCTTTatgatttgaaatcttGGTGGCATAACTTTGCTGTGGTAGCTGTTGATTCTGTAATTGATGTTGTTGATGTGCTTGTTGCTGAGGTGTATGTTGCTGAGGTTGATGTTGCTGAGGTTGATGTTGCTGAGGTTGatgttgctgttgctgttgatGTTGCTGAGGTTGatgttgctgttgctgttgatgttgctgttgctgttgctgatgttgttgttgctgatgttgttgctgctgttgttgttgctgttgttgttgttgctgttgttcCTTTTGATGTTGCTGTTCTTGAGGCAGTTGTGATGGTGCCTGTTGCGGTGTTTGGTGTTGTGACTGTTGTACTTGTTGTTCTCGTTGTTGATGTATgccattatcaaaattattcatgtTTTGATAATCATGATTACCTGCATTAGAGTTAGGAGGTGGTGGAATAGTAGAATTAGTTGGTTGTGTTGCATGGTTAGCGTTTTGATTTGCAGGCATTCCTAGTAAATTCGAAAGCCCAGGAGTAATAGGACTATTGAGAAAAGCTCCTGGAGTGGTCAAACCAGGCAACTGATTATTAAAAGCGAACATGTTTCCGCCATGGTGATTCACACCGCCAGGAGTCAACCCGGATCTTAAGTTAGACTCATTTGGCGTTAATCCGCTCTTCCTTAGCATACTAATAAACTGATTAATGTTCGTGTTATTTTGGTTACTCGGGTGAAATGAACCTTCGTGATTAGGTGCGCCGCTATTTTGCCCAGTAGTATAGTTCAGGTTGGCATTGATTCCATTGGCAACAGTATTACTCCCGTCGTTACTCGTGCTATTTGTAGCAGCATTCGTTCCACTATTTGGATTATTCGTAGCACTCAACAAACTATTCCATAAATTCGAACCAGGTGTCCCCAACCCTCCATTTAAATGGCCTCCGGGAGACAATCCTAACGGTGGAAGCTTCCTATCTCCTGGAGTAAGTGATGGAGAAGTACCCACAGGTGCTCTATTAATATTCGGGTCCAATGTCGAAATGTTGGGAATATGTAAATTGTGCTTGTTTGTTTCATTCTTCTGCTCTCCCACATTAGCCAGTTTCCCATTTTTACCTTTACCTCTCTGTTCCGCACCATCACCACCCTCTCTTCCATCACCATCTTTAGTCGCAAATGACCTTTCAAATGGATTTGGTTCCAAATCAAATGACGTTTTCAGCTATATTTGTTAGTTGATGCCTGTGACGTAATTGATCCTCCGCTGCTATATAAGTTTTACCCCGTGAATTCTCTAGATTTACGGTTTTGTTTTCCTCATACAGCATTTTGGTTCTTAATTGTATACTTACATCGCTTGACATATTCTTTTCTCAACCGACCTACTATTCCTTATAGTTCCCTTGTTGTTTAGTTATCAACGAGATTactaaagaaattttatttacgTCATCTGATATGTTACACAAAACCGCGGAAGTTCAACCGTTATATCTCGTGATTCGGATTTGTGTAGAATCAGATCCGGCTAGACCCTAAGTAGATATACATATAGGTTGATGTATAACGGtagatttattatatgaTCTGTATAGATAGATAGTACGTACAGGatatgaatcaaatatGTATAGACATGCGGATAAGATCCATGAAATAGACTATTATTGTAGGTATTCTAATCAAGATCTTGTAACATTTTGTTTAGCTTCTCCTTCTTCTCTGCCTTTGCATCTTTTAGGATTTCTGGATTCTTTTGAGCCTCCTTCATAGCCTCCTCGATAGCGGGCTTATCAGCTGGTGCAGCTTCAGGAATATTTTTCGGATCATTCTTAGGAGTGTCCTGTATTTTTTGGTCAGGAAGCTTGAAGTTGGCTTGAGGAGACTTGAGATACGGCTTATCTCTGGTCCAGTCAGTCTTGTGTAAAAGACCCAAATCGAATCTTGGAAATGGATGCGCTTCTGTGTTGAAAACATATTTGTCCAAGGGGAACTTGTTAGTATCGTCGAATAATAAGTACAAGTATTTCAAGGTCTCAGCAAACCAGAACGATTCCATATTGTCTCTCTTTGGTGGGGGGACCTGCGTGACATCATCCAAAGAGGTGTAAGACACCTCCCCTTTTGCGTTGGTGACCTTAGTGTGCTTGAGGAAATTCTGGAAGATCTCATATCCGTATTCACGGTACTTGACGTCACCTGTAAGTCTATATAAGTAGAATAAAGATTCGACGGTTTCAGGACGTTGCAAGTTATGTCTATCGAGTGGCTTGATGTAGAAGTCACTTTTAACCTGAGGGTTTTCGTTAAATACTGCAATTTCAGGCGATAATCCCGATGGTACATCGTGGTACATCTTGTAGCAGGAGTAAGTCAATTCTTCACCCAACTTGAAGTCAGATTCTTTATCAGCATCCCAATTTGGTAACTTCTTAGCCTCTTTGTATGGCAACCCGTTGGTGGCCCCAACGGCCAATAATCCACCATAGAAACACACCAAGTGGTCCATTTTTGGCGATAATCCACCTCCAATTCCATGCTCTAATTCACCAATGTAGGTCAATCCATTTGGCGATGATTTTCTTACCAAGTGCTTTTTGACTCCATCTACAGATTCACGGTACATGTCCCAATAGATAGGTTCCTGGTTGTTCGTTTGTAAGTACTGCTTCAATAAGTATTCGTAGTATGAATCACCTCTGGAGCCCAATCTGATTAACTTACCCTGATATTTCCCGGTATCAGGTTGGACGTAAATAGGTACCAACCCATCTTGCGGCTTATTTTCATCGAGAACTTTCATCactttttcaactttttccCAGAATAAGGTCTCTCCTGTTAACTTCGATAAGTATTTGAACTCCAATTGCAATGTTGCCACTTCTGCTGTAGATGACGCACCATTATCAACATGATTCTTGATACCTTCGCCCGTCATCAAGTTCACGGAAGCATAAGGCAACCCACTGTTGCTGTCGAAACCACCCATTAACCCATTTGCCAAGTCCATGGCCTTGTCCAAGTACATATCATCCTCAGAAATGTGATGGGCCGAGAGTAACCCCCCAAGCATCCGAATTGTCGTTTCAAATACATTGACATTGTAATCAAAATGATAGTCGAGGTCATCCTTGACGAACTTCCTGGCACGGGCCAATTGTTCAGGACAATCCATAATCATCAATGTATCCAACGAATCAACAATCATCCATCCCAAAGGCTTGGGTCCCATGTTGCTTCCCGTTTCTTTTATAGGGTGATATACATCCTTACCCCAGGCATGATTCTCGTATGAACTCCAACTTTCCAAAAACACATCTTTCACTTCCTGTTGCTTGTCAGCCCAAGTTTTGCTACTTCCTCCAAATTCAAAGTCAAGTGCCCCTGTAGACGCATAGTAATAGATTACGTAGAATACCAAAGACGCTATGAATCCTTTAAATAgcattattttcttctggttCGTCTTACTAGTTGGTTTGTCCTTGTAATACAATGGCAATCCGTTTGATTTATTCTTAGCTTTCCACGAGCCTTTTTTCTTATTCCCAAATGTAAGCTTGTTTGTTCCAAATGAATAACTCATTTATAGCCTACTCTTGTCTACTAATTAGCTATAGCAGCTATCTTCTCACTCAACAATGGATACGATTTCATGTCGGCATCCCGCGTAATATAGGCGAAAACCTCCTTACACCACACCC
The nucleotide sequence above comes from Debaryomyces hansenii CBS767 chromosome A complete sequence. Encoded proteins:
- a CDS encoding DEHA2D09174p (similar to CA0525|CaMSB1 Candida albicans MSB1), yielding MVISRNRMEDMELPDIPGSNARNNERTIIKSDQFTRKKLRGILHLITGELKSRGTKTPHIFLPFRSRIDDTKLELFISKIFPRGELIGMYDEIEVVEILRKFDEFTLICGLKYLWSRLPNNEIIGWDVYLEYKRKEKEAGYPKGAFLSIMPKCLSSPAHASIVYDFLDLLISIASNSQYNYLSGRKIAKMSSLWAFNGSTKPHQSPFYDATLSKENTFIDGLEYWKPSSEALFHLLLSFLRAMLPDNESDTLKLPKTLQSLLITNSYPPLENTDSIKSIITIPCVVIKSTKVSSNVYELLSKVRNTISFSKKDSFLSMENYTILKNIFQKSSTNEIVSSLTEESRRILTRLNSDPIDSNYDLYPGWSKPDLVTDPNIPLFSQINIEDVSLQDYYIWTWLSSLASDQTSHNKKLFGRSIVVEASLKGFQKWLIITEQVLDSEEYIRHFNGPSLENNKRIISNESYKDMPLPPPPPPSKDSDLLPKYRFNDDDFKIQVSADDDEFIYPTQVNDDELSDYRKYLESLSERQEDELASIFHQKASLRSNDKKATHRPPPPPLDAKEVSDRQQYHQTPTQSHSPQYDSPSQSYQPHLYEAEPYQSHQTESVPIPDQNNLNTTMLGSKYLSSSSAISSSASQYMTPEGSNSPRKINATSPYFATGNFSPNHPSNSGFNEPYENYETESESLARLKNQKSEEPYDDYHIAGFNAAKREYEQSREMDGHQSSGAADNRISSRQVDNHMAHEPINITSSSPQNRHMSPSPVSKDIPQMPVNKDIRQAPANNEPHYGPACHDLPPVPHQMEFQHLPDETNERYQMKDSYVPPVTNHDPTTAQFDQPSHADEDGTKEEKKKKRKHKKRKDQQSPVHKNGSFDHHQEAFYGNLPPGPPPSLGQFPPGQFPPGPPPPGMVPPFLEPNPSGIPPFFPPGPPPGMEESPKESSSQSKKKEKVRKNKKVVAQRQEESVINSSSMPIEQDMNFDDAKLPQLHFDPPEKNPNTINPQPGLDNHSPESPQNQPHRYNPRKMSPPNNFSEPDLQHVPPQSIPPQHSSTPHIKINNEYQSTPQRARRQSPPQVQQFHQPGHNHAQQMSPSTVHGSRSVPHIMSPPVQHPGSQSAPHLPMQPDYSAQPQISAPHMRSNSPYNNGHSHNQQFRHPQGHPPPVQHQPYQPTNNSYAPPPPNPNFYQPPSNNDPNIGHYQSPPPNNSTPIHPQVYYPPGPQQQYYPPPHPQMIAPQRMPARPYGQPPSNNLPMMNIPAGVKHKKNGKSSKADLRAAFNQSTFGI
- a CDS encoding DEHA2D09196p (weakly similar to uniprot|A3LX58 Pichia stipitis Predicted protein PICST_32703), encoding MSSDSKTSFDLEPNPFERSFATKDGDGREGGDGAEQRGKGKNGKSANVGEQKNETNKHNLHIPNISTLDPNINRAPVGTSPSLTPGDRKLPPLGLSPGGHLNGGLGTPGSNLWNSLLSATNNPNSGTNAATNSTSNDGSNTVANGINANSNYTTGQNSGAPNHEGSFHPSNQNNTNINQFISMLRKSGLTPNESNLRSGLTPGGVNHHGGNMFAFNNQLPGLTTPGAFLNSPITPGLSNLLGMPANQNANHATQPTNSTIPPPPNSNAGNHDYQNMNNFDNGIHQQREQQVQQSQHQTPQQAPSQSPQEQQHQKEQQQQQQQQQQQQQQHQQQQHQQQQQQHQQQQQHQPQQHQQQQQHQPQQHQPQQHQPQQHTPQQQAHQQHQLQNQQLPQQSYATKISNHKESDEKSGSKRKSRNNSENSKKQKTDSAVKTKKLKKEEPKDVDLDDSTVSPDYTSNTGGPGNSKRKSFLERNRVAASKCRQRKKQLIQKMEDELSFYSTGYRELSAQVTQLRDQLINLRGIVIGHKDCPMLVSSVGGFDQLNNIIQQSNYVTQIASGSQTNVSSMPSTIPTTLNAHPGAISTNQAVNPYILPANGQQSNSPALPMHLMQANADRSSDNSTTNPSTDTLNTTASINYPNHGQQNTIASHHSLSDLPSAAAQNLNQPNNQPPNTGDLRTIHSMSNIAGMNNNSDKLQGMGNSNFNLRPVNSMIDLNQQHIPQQAHQQNYGNNMVDPVAVATRNMLGLSQPQS
- a CDS encoding DEHA2D09218p (similar to uniprot|Q8J0Q0 Candida albicans MNS1 Mannosyl- oligosaccharide 1 2-alpha-mannosidase), which codes for MLFKGFIASLVFYVIYYYASTGALDFEFGGSSKTWADKQQEVKDVFLESWSSYENHAWGKDVYHPIKETGSNMGPKPLGWMIVDSLDTLMIMDCPEQLARARKFVKDDLDYHFDYNVNVFETTIRMLGGLLSAHHISEDDMYLDKAMDLANGLMGGFDSNSGLPYASVNLMTGEGIKNHVDNGASSTAEVATLQLEFKYLSKLTGETLFWEKVEKVMKVLDENKPQDGLVPIYVQPDTGKYQGKLIRLGSRGDSYYEYLLKQYLQTNNQEPIYWDMYRESVDGVKKHLVRKSSPNGLTYIGELEHGIGGGLSPKMDHLVCFYGGLLAVGATNGLPYKEAKKLPNWDADKESDFKLGEELTYSCYKMYHDVPSGLSPEIAVFNENPQVKSDFYIKPLDRHNLQRPETVESLFYLYRLTGDVKYREYGYEIFQNFLKHTKVTNAKGEVSYTSLDDVTQVPPPKRDNMESFWFAETLKYLYLLFDDTNKFPLDKYVFNTEAHPFPRFDLGLLHKTDWTRDKPYLKSPQANFKLPDQKIQDTPKNDPKNIPEAAPADKPAIEEAMKEAQKNPEILKDAKAEKKEKLNKMLQDLD